The following proteins are encoded in a genomic region of Kosakonia oryzae:
- the foxA gene encoding ferrioxamine B receptor FoxA, whose amino-acid sequence MFAKTRLALMIGCITGGMNVSVLAQETSTTHDTVVVTSQMQSGATKLETPDIETPQAVSIITRQQYEEQGATSVRQAVSYTPGVYSNQIGASNRFDYIVLRGFSDGSLDNVYLDGLKLMGDTNSHSSLVIDPWFLDSVEVVRGPASVLYGRSSPGGIVALNSRKPSFDPGGEVKLFAGNNNQRGAAFDVTGPVDDNDRVAVRLTGMTRYADSQFDHLKEQRYAIAPSLTWRITDQTRLELMAYLHRDPEGGSHSGLPYEGTVTPHAGRKISNTFFEGEDDYDKYDRRENMVGYNVEHAFDSGWSVRQKLRYLHTKVNLNQVYAAGWMNDTELNRGYSGSDESLSAITLDNQIDGSVDTGIINHRLLFGVDYQRRSNNVTASYGSFPAIDAFNPIYGADPLSISVYSREKHKLEQTGIYLQDQMSLDRWRLTLGGRHDQVKITNVNKINATRDTLDQDHFSSRAALMYLFDSGFAPYVSYSTAFTPTSFTDEYGKILQPMKGKQWEAGLKFQPEGSQTMYSASVYRINQKNIATKVEPTDPYRSIGEIESEGVELEAVGQLTDNLRLQAAYTYNDIRYKKSSAEEQGKRAVYAPRNQASAWLSYDVKTGLFDGLTVGSGVRYVNGITSDRQNTHTLPSYTLVDLAVGYDLSHVGLKGMSAQLNVNNLTDKRYVAACNSLSYCYFGAERSIVGSVSWAF is encoded by the coding sequence ATGTTCGCAAAAACGCGACTGGCGCTAATGATTGGCTGTATTACCGGCGGGATGAACGTATCGGTTCTGGCACAGGAAACTTCAACCACCCACGATACTGTGGTGGTCACCTCACAAATGCAAAGCGGTGCGACCAAGCTGGAGACGCCGGATATCGAAACGCCGCAGGCCGTATCGATTATCACGCGCCAGCAGTATGAAGAGCAGGGCGCAACCAGCGTGCGCCAGGCGGTGAGTTACACGCCGGGCGTCTACAGTAACCAGATCGGCGCCTCGAACCGTTTTGATTACATCGTGCTGCGCGGCTTCTCTGATGGCAGCCTGGATAACGTCTACCTCGATGGCCTGAAACTGATGGGCGACACGAACTCGCACAGCTCGCTGGTTATCGATCCCTGGTTCCTCGACAGCGTGGAAGTGGTGCGCGGACCGGCTTCGGTGCTGTATGGCCGCTCATCGCCGGGCGGGATTGTCGCGCTGAACTCGCGCAAACCGTCGTTTGACCCCGGCGGAGAAGTGAAACTGTTCGCGGGTAATAACAATCAGCGCGGCGCGGCGTTTGATGTCACGGGGCCGGTAGATGATAACGACCGAGTCGCGGTGCGTTTAACCGGCATGACCCGCTATGCGGATTCGCAATTCGATCATTTAAAAGAGCAGCGTTATGCCATTGCACCGAGCCTGACGTGGCGTATCACCGATCAAACGCGCCTTGAACTGATGGCTTATCTGCATCGCGATCCTGAAGGTGGCAGCCACTCTGGTTTGCCGTATGAAGGCACGGTAACCCCGCATGCAGGCAGAAAAATCTCCAATACCTTCTTTGAAGGGGAAGATGATTACGATAAGTATGACCGCCGGGAAAATATGGTCGGTTATAACGTCGAGCACGCCTTTGACAGTGGCTGGTCGGTCCGCCAGAAGCTGCGCTACCTGCACACCAAAGTGAATCTCAACCAGGTGTATGCCGCAGGCTGGATGAATGATACGGAACTGAATCGCGGTTATTCCGGTTCCGACGAATCGCTGTCGGCGATCACGCTGGATAACCAGATTGATGGCAGCGTTGATACCGGCATTATTAACCACCGCCTGCTGTTCGGCGTCGATTATCAGCGCCGCAGCAATAATGTCACCGCTTCGTATGGCAGCTTCCCGGCGATTGATGCATTTAACCCGATTTACGGTGCCGATCCGCTGTCAATTTCGGTCTACAGCCGCGAAAAACACAAACTGGAGCAGACCGGGATCTATTTGCAGGATCAGATGTCGCTCGATCGCTGGCGGCTGACGCTCGGCGGCCGCCACGATCAGGTGAAGATCACCAACGTCAACAAGATCAACGCTACCCGCGATACGCTGGATCAGGATCACTTCAGCAGCCGCGCGGCGCTGATGTACCTGTTCGACAGCGGGTTTGCGCCGTACGTCAGCTACTCAACCGCCTTTACGCCGACCAGTTTTACCGATGAATACGGCAAAATTTTGCAGCCGATGAAAGGCAAGCAGTGGGAAGCGGGGCTGAAATTCCAGCCGGAAGGTTCGCAGACGATGTACAGCGCCTCGGTCTATCGCATCAACCAGAAAAATATCGCCACTAAAGTGGAGCCGACCGATCCGTACCGTTCAATTGGTGAAATCGAATCGGAAGGGGTGGAGCTGGAAGCGGTCGGTCAGTTGACGGACAACCTGCGTTTGCAGGCTGCCTACACCTACAACGACATTCGCTACAAGAAAAGCAGCGCGGAAGAGCAGGGAAAACGTGCGGTGTATGCGCCGCGCAATCAGGCCAGCGCCTGGCTCAGCTATGACGTGAAAACGGGGCTGTTCGACGGGCTGACGGTAGGTTCCGGCGTGCGTTATGTGAATGGCATTACCTCCGATCGCCAGAACACGCATACGCTGCCGTCCTATACGCTGGTGGATCTGGCCGTCGGCTACGATCTGAGCCATGTTGGCCTGAAGGGGATGAGCGCACAGTTGAACGTCAATAACCTGACTGACAAGCGCTACGTAGCCGCCTGTAACTCGCTCTCTTACTGCTATTTTGGTGCGGAGCGCAGCATTGTCGGCAGCGTTTCCTGGGCATTCTGA
- a CDS encoding helix-turn-helix transcriptional regulator, protein MQKRDFSVEDFIGFGERYGIDYRFPALASGRSFHKEKRMVIQGEVEEMTLSSGLNLTRSDIRVLQPYETTSLHSCPLYMLVVLEGCVQLRLNGKAFTVRAGMAFTSRLSEQQVMNASHQADNHLRTLSMGVDPLRCRQSPLLTALLQQWEAHGAPTFLWSVPAFLLSGLQHTQQSQQPGLSRQLILEGVMLQLLGHALSQPLPGSEKRSSAPGGEQHRLETVRRLLEQQPEKEYTLTALAQLAAMSSSSLRVKFRQAYGLSVFDYLRDCRLELARRYLAQGYSVQQAAWMSGYQHATNFSTAFRRRYGVAPSEMRLA, encoded by the coding sequence ATGCAAAAAAGAGACTTTTCGGTTGAAGACTTTATCGGTTTTGGCGAGCGCTACGGGATCGACTACCGTTTCCCGGCGCTGGCGTCCGGCCGATCGTTTCACAAAGAGAAGCGCATGGTGATTCAGGGGGAGGTCGAAGAGATGACGCTCTCCTCCGGCCTGAATCTTACCCGCTCGGATATTCGCGTCCTTCAACCCTATGAAACCACATCGCTGCACAGTTGCCCGCTCTATATGCTGGTGGTGCTGGAAGGGTGCGTGCAGCTGCGCCTGAACGGCAAAGCATTTACCGTGCGCGCGGGCATGGCATTCACCTCGCGCCTGAGCGAACAGCAGGTGATGAACGCCAGCCATCAGGCAGATAACCACCTGCGTACGCTGTCGATGGGCGTTGATCCGCTGCGCTGCCGGCAATCACCGCTGCTGACGGCGCTCTTGCAGCAGTGGGAAGCGCACGGTGCGCCGACCTTTTTATGGTCCGTTCCGGCATTTTTGCTTTCCGGGCTGCAACACACGCAGCAGAGCCAGCAACCGGGTTTATCGCGCCAGTTGATTCTTGAAGGCGTGATGCTGCAACTGCTCGGGCATGCGCTGTCGCAACCCTTGCCAGGTAGCGAAAAACGCAGTTCCGCGCCTGGCGGCGAGCAGCACCGGCTGGAAACCGTACGCCGTTTGCTGGAACAGCAGCCGGAAAAAGAGTACACCCTTACCGCATTAGCCCAGCTGGCGGCAATGAGTTCCAGCAGTTTGCGGGTGAAGTTCCGCCAGGCTTATGGCCTTTCCGTGTTTGATTATCTGCGCGACTGCCGCCTTGAACTGGCGCGGCGCTATCTGGCGCAGGGCTATAGCGTACAGCAGGCGGCCTGGATGTCGGGCTATCAGCATGCCACGAATTTCTCTACCGCTTTTCGTCGCCGCTACGGTGTAGCGCCCAGCGAAATGCGCCTCGCCTGA
- a CDS encoding type II toxin-antitoxin system HicA family toxin: MKYSEFRKWLLSQGAELTKAPGGGSHFKVRLNGRASVFPFHGSKEIPEPLRKKIMKDLGL; this comes from the coding sequence ATGAAATACAGCGAGTTCAGAAAGTGGTTGTTATCTCAGGGAGCGGAGCTAACCAAAGCTCCAGGTGGAGGAAGCCATTTTAAAGTCAGGCTTAATGGTAGGGCATCGGTTTTCCCTTTTCATGGTTCGAAAGAGATTCCTGAGCCGTTGAGGAAAAAGATTATGAAGGACTTAGGCCTGTAA
- a CDS encoding iron-siderophore ABC transporter substrate-binding protein, with protein sequence MRLIFSLLLLVGLSAGAAEPTQTFTDDLGRVVTVPLHPKRIVSLHDLDITIPLIELGVPPVASHGRTRADGSHTLRSSGMLTGVDFDNSNIAFIGTADIDIEAIAAAKPDLIITEPSRNTPVEQLEKIAPTVSIDHLQGGAPEIYRKLAQLTGTQARLQILERRYREQIAALKSTIDTSKITVSVIQANNGKINALHSYHSLGRVLRDAGFRFPKLIDSIPEGGRIDVSAERLPELDADFVFATWRGDTGGKPQDEMAAMDAVMPGWCNFLNACRSGHYVLISREEAISNSYASLSLMVAQVQSQIAGRPLPAAK encoded by the coding sequence ATGCGCCTGATATTTTCGCTGTTATTGCTGGTTGGTCTGAGCGCTGGCGCTGCGGAACCGACACAAACCTTCACCGATGATTTGGGCCGCGTGGTCACGGTACCGCTGCATCCAAAGCGCATCGTGTCGCTGCACGATCTGGATATCACCATTCCTTTGATTGAATTAGGTGTACCGCCGGTCGCCAGCCACGGGCGGACCCGCGCCGACGGCAGCCATACGCTGCGCTCCAGCGGCATGTTGACCGGCGTCGATTTTGATAACTCGAACATTGCGTTTATTGGGACAGCGGATATCGATATTGAAGCGATCGCCGCCGCGAAACCGGATCTGATCATCACCGAGCCGAGCCGCAATACGCCGGTCGAGCAGTTAGAGAAAATCGCGCCAACGGTAAGTATCGATCACTTGCAAGGAGGTGCGCCGGAGATCTACCGCAAGCTGGCGCAGCTTACCGGTACGCAGGCGCGCTTGCAGATCCTTGAGCGCCGTTACCGCGAGCAGATTGCGGCGCTAAAAAGTACGATCGACACCAGCAAAATCACTGTGTCAGTGATCCAGGCGAACAACGGCAAAATCAACGCATTACACAGCTATCATTCGCTGGGGCGCGTGCTGCGTGATGCCGGTTTTCGTTTTCCGAAACTGATCGACAGCATTCCTGAAGGTGGGCGCATTGATGTCAGCGCCGAACGTTTGCCGGAGCTGGATGCGGATTTTGTTTTCGCCACCTGGCGCGGTGATACCGGCGGTAAACCGCAGGATGAGATGGCGGCGATGGATGCGGTGATGCCGGGCTGGTGCAATTTTCTCAATGCCTGCCGTAGCGGGCATTACGTGCTGATCTCCCGTGAAGAGGCGATCTCCAACTCCTATGCTTCTCTGAGCCTGATGGTGGCGCAGGTGCAATCACAAATCGCCGGGCGACCGCTGCCTGCCGCGAAGTAA
- a CDS encoding LysR family transcriptional regulator translates to MVNLHRLDLNLLRTLDVLLSEQNVTRTAQRLNLSQPSVSVQLARLRDIFADPLLLPGPRGMQPTARADELREPLRQALEALERAVAPVSAFDPARAAVTWRVAATDYTESAILLPLLSRLRAAAPGSRLAIFELSPLQIQRQAGQGDIDLFFHLREGAPPALHQRLLFTERYVLAGRLHHPALINGGPTLAQFCQLEHVVVSPEGGGFHAATDIALAERGLQRNVVLSVPHFLFMLDALARTDLVAVLPERLVANNRTLQVVEPPLELPGFDMLMLWHERLHRDPGHQWLRQQIIASLGAR, encoded by the coding sequence ATGGTTAATCTTCACCGGCTGGATCTCAATCTGCTGCGTACTTTGGATGTGCTGTTGAGCGAACAAAATGTGACGCGCACGGCGCAGCGGTTGAATCTTTCTCAGCCTTCCGTCAGCGTGCAGTTGGCGCGGTTGCGGGACATTTTTGCCGATCCGTTACTCCTGCCGGGGCCGCGCGGTATGCAGCCGACCGCCAGGGCCGATGAATTGCGCGAACCGCTGCGTCAGGCGCTGGAAGCGCTGGAACGCGCGGTGGCACCCGTCAGCGCTTTCGATCCTGCCCGCGCCGCTGTCACCTGGCGCGTGGCGGCCACTGATTATACGGAATCGGCGATCCTGCTCCCTTTACTGAGCCGTTTGCGCGCCGCTGCGCCGGGCAGCCGTCTGGCGATATTTGAACTCAGCCCGTTGCAGATCCAGCGCCAGGCCGGGCAGGGCGATATTGATCTCTTTTTTCATCTACGTGAAGGCGCGCCGCCTGCTCTGCACCAGCGGTTATTGTTCACCGAACGCTACGTGCTGGCCGGGCGTTTGCACCATCCGGCGTTAATAAACGGCGGCCCGACACTGGCGCAGTTTTGCCAACTGGAACATGTGGTGGTTTCGCCAGAAGGTGGCGGTTTTCATGCGGCAACGGATATTGCGCTGGCGGAGCGCGGTTTGCAGCGCAACGTGGTGCTCTCCGTTCCCCATTTCCTGTTTATGCTCGATGCGCTCGCTCGCACCGATTTGGTGGCGGTACTGCCGGAGCGGCTGGTCGCGAACAACCGTACTTTGCAGGTGGTCGAGCCGCCGCTTGAACTTCCGGGCTTCGACATGCTAATGCTCTGGCATGAACGGCTGCACCGCGATCCCGGCCACCAATGGCTGCGCCAGCAAATTATCGCCTCGTTGGGGGCGCGCTAA
- a CDS encoding FecCD family ABC transporter permease, producing the protein MSHLPEHAGLRSLRLGGFSRLLRPHALWWLAGLSFLSLMLLLSGVTQGSLPVPASAIGRALLLPDALNAEQHYVVWDIRLPRVLMALLCGAMLGMAGAAMQSITRNGLADPGLIGVKEGASVVVLTLVLCFPAVGLVWRPLAGMAGGLLAAGLVMGLARDVSRPRFVLLGIGVSWTFAAGIGVFMTTADVRDVQTAMMWLAGSLHAANWPLLIVALCWALPATLILLLTARAADVALLGNQAATGLGVRLSHLAWLRVFAPVLLTAASVSCVGSIGFVGLIAPHMARFLLRGGQRALLWGSALLGGLLVLVADSTGRLVFAPLQIPAGIVISLIGGPFFLLLLWRRRDRL; encoded by the coding sequence ATGAGTCACCTACCTGAACACGCCGGGCTGCGCAGCTTGCGGCTTGGCGGCTTCTCCCGCTTGCTGCGCCCGCATGCGCTGTGGTGGCTGGCAGGCCTGAGTTTTTTGTCGTTAATGCTGCTGCTTTCCGGTGTGACGCAAGGTTCGTTACCGGTTCCCGCTTCCGCCATTGGCCGGGCGCTGTTGCTGCCCGATGCGCTGAATGCTGAACAGCACTACGTAGTGTGGGATATTCGCCTGCCCCGCGTGCTGATGGCGCTGTTGTGCGGCGCGATGCTGGGTATGGCGGGGGCGGCGATGCAGTCCATCACCCGTAACGGGCTGGCGGATCCGGGGCTGATTGGCGTGAAAGAGGGGGCCAGCGTGGTGGTGCTGACGCTGGTACTCTGCTTTCCGGCGGTCGGGCTGGTCTGGCGTCCGCTGGCGGGCATGGCAGGCGGTTTACTGGCTGCCGGGCTGGTGATGGGGCTGGCGCGTGATGTTTCTCGTCCGCGCTTTGTGCTGCTTGGTATTGGCGTCTCCTGGACCTTCGCCGCCGGTATCGGCGTATTTATGACCACGGCGGATGTGCGTGATGTGCAAACAGCAATGATGTGGCTGGCAGGCAGCCTGCACGCCGCCAACTGGCCGCTGTTGATCGTCGCGCTGTGTTGGGCGCTGCCTGCAACGCTGATTTTGCTGTTAACGGCGCGCGCCGCTGATGTGGCATTGCTGGGTAATCAGGCGGCAACTGGGCTCGGCGTTCGCCTGTCGCACCTTGCATGGCTGCGGGTGTTCGCGCCGGTATTGCTGACGGCTGCCAGCGTTTCCTGCGTTGGCAGCATCGGTTTTGTCGGGCTTATCGCTCCGCATATGGCGCGTTTTCTGCTGCGCGGCGGCCAGCGGGCGCTGCTGTGGGGCAGTGCGCTGCTCGGCGGCCTGCTGGTGCTGGTGGCGGATTCGACAGGCCGTCTGGTGTTTGCGCCGCTGCAAATTCCCGCTGGGATCGTCATCTCACTGATTGGCGGGCCGTTTTTCCTGCTGCTGCTGTGGCGGCGACGCGATCGTTTATAA
- a CDS encoding type II toxin-antitoxin system HicB family antitoxin, whose amino-acid sequence MFNYPVHIERDDATGQFVVSCRDLPLMNSVGDTLDEALLQSIDGIVVAIAIEIDERRPIPAASAPLKGEYIVSLPVLVAMKAALHNAMIETGTRKAELARKLGQKGPQIDRLLDVEHSSKVETVELALHQLNRQIDLTITPQHRA is encoded by the coding sequence ATGTTTAATTATCCCGTCCACATTGAACGAGACGATGCTACAGGTCAGTTCGTGGTCTCATGCCGCGATCTACCGCTCATGAACTCCGTTGGCGATACGCTTGATGAGGCTTTACTGCAGTCGATTGATGGGATTGTTGTTGCGATTGCTATCGAAATTGACGAGCGGCGTCCAATCCCGGCGGCAAGCGCGCCGCTAAAAGGCGAATACATCGTATCGCTGCCCGTGCTCGTAGCCATGAAAGCCGCACTGCATAACGCCATGATCGAAACCGGGACGCGAAAAGCTGAGCTGGCAAGAAAGCTGGGACAGAAAGGGCCGCAAATTGACCGCTTGCTCGATGTGGAGCACTCATCGAAGGTGGAAACGGTTGAACTGGCGCTACATCAGTTAAATCGACAGATTGATCTGACCATTACGCCGCAGCACAGAGCTTAA
- a CDS encoding multidrug effflux MFS transporter, translating to MLRISLAWAIVLGMLTAIGPICTDLYLPALPDITRQLSATTTLTQLSLTASLLGLGLGQLFFGPLSDRLGRKRPLMLSLLLFILSSVLCATTQDIHWLIFWRFIQGLAGAGGSVLSRAIARDKYHGTLLTQFFALLMTVNGIAPIISPVLGGYIASTLHWRALFWTMAAVGVVLLLSSMVVLKETLSEKSSGGGLLNTSLIVLKNKQFSTFCFIQAFMLAGLFSYIGSSSFVLQSEYGLTAMQFSLLFAVNGGGLIISALIFARLARFIDGQKLLTRGLLLAVCSAVLTALFAGFGMPVLALVGLFFTVALNSGVSTIAGSAAMNSVEARHSGTASALLGMLMFVFGGIATPLSGIGGEAMWKMSFAIVLAYSAALVIHICGRRKTQH from the coding sequence ATGCTACGGATCTCTCTTGCCTGGGCGATAGTGCTGGGCATGCTGACAGCCATTGGGCCGATTTGCACCGATCTCTATCTTCCCGCGCTGCCGGATATCACCCGGCAACTCAGCGCCACCACCACGCTGACACAACTCTCGCTGACCGCTTCGCTGCTGGGGTTGGGTCTGGGGCAGCTTTTTTTCGGCCCGCTGAGCGATCGGCTTGGACGCAAGCGCCCGCTGATGCTCTCCCTGCTGTTGTTTATCCTCTCTTCCGTATTGTGCGCGACCACGCAGGATATTCACTGGCTGATCTTCTGGCGTTTTATCCAGGGTCTGGCGGGCGCAGGCGGTTCAGTGCTCTCCCGCGCGATTGCTCGTGATAAGTATCACGGCACGCTGCTGACGCAATTTTTCGCCCTGCTGATGACGGTAAACGGCATTGCGCCAATCATCTCGCCGGTACTCGGCGGCTATATCGCCTCTACGCTGCACTGGCGCGCGCTGTTCTGGACGATGGCGGCGGTTGGCGTGGTATTACTGCTCTCCAGCATGGTGGTACTGAAAGAGACATTGTCGGAGAAAAGCAGCGGCGGCGGGCTGCTCAATACCTCGCTTATCGTGCTTAAAAATAAGCAGTTTTCTACCTTCTGCTTTATTCAGGCCTTTATGCTGGCCGGGTTATTTTCTTATATCGGTTCATCGTCATTCGTTCTGCAAAGCGAATATGGCCTGACGGCGATGCAGTTCAGCCTGCTGTTCGCGGTGAATGGCGGTGGGCTGATTATTTCGGCACTGATCTTTGCCCGGCTGGCGCGGTTTATCGATGGGCAAAAGCTATTAACGCGCGGTCTGTTACTGGCCGTTTGCAGCGCCGTACTGACTGCGCTGTTTGCCGGATTCGGCATGCCCGTGCTGGCGCTGGTGGGGTTGTTCTTCACCGTGGCGCTGAACAGCGGGGTTTCAACCATTGCCGGTTCAGCCGCGATGAACAGCGTCGAAGCCCGCCATTCCGGCACCGCGTCGGCGTTACTGGGCATGTTGATGTTCGTCTTTGGCGGCATCGCCACGCCGTTGTCCGGTATCGGCGGCGAAGCGATGTGGAAGATGAGTTTCGCCATTGTGCTGGCTTACAGCGCCGCGTTGGTGATTCATATTTGCGGGCGCAGAAAAACACAACATTAA
- a CDS encoding MurR/RpiR family transcriptional regulator, with the protein MLNTKKAKNRVDVYGERFRARAHTLSPRLQAVARYINENRDVVLERTAIEIAAATQTSDATVVRAIQALGFAGLRDLKQTLEHWFGPAISSAEKMSSTVNALACDVNSGIDFVLEGHQYTCEVLSAPDNRYAIAQAVALLVEARQVAIFGIGASGILAEYTARLFSRIGLPATPLNRTGIALAEQLINLQRGDVLIMMAQKSAHREGLTTLKEARRLGIPVILLTNATDSRFSQQADVIIQVPRGGEKGKIPLHGTVLLCLEMIVLSVASATSQQAIKTVKRINEFHRGLKPGGKKG; encoded by the coding sequence ATGCTGAACACAAAAAAAGCGAAAAATCGCGTGGATGTGTACGGTGAACGCTTTCGCGCGCGGGCACACACGCTGTCGCCGCGTTTGCAGGCCGTTGCCCGCTATATCAATGAAAATCGCGATGTGGTGCTGGAACGTACCGCGATTGAGATCGCGGCGGCGACGCAAACTTCAGATGCCACGGTGGTACGCGCCATTCAGGCGCTGGGCTTTGCCGGGCTGCGGGATCTAAAACAGACGCTGGAACACTGGTTTGGCCCGGCCATTTCATCGGCAGAAAAGATGAGCAGCACGGTAAATGCGCTCGCCTGCGATGTAAATTCCGGCATCGATTTTGTGCTCGAAGGGCATCAGTACACCTGCGAAGTGCTTTCAGCGCCGGACAACCGCTATGCGATTGCGCAGGCGGTGGCCTTGCTGGTGGAGGCGCGGCAGGTGGCGATTTTCGGCATCGGCGCGTCGGGGATCCTGGCGGAGTATACCGCGCGGTTGTTCAGCCGCATTGGCCTGCCCGCGACGCCGCTCAACCGCACCGGCATCGCGCTCGCCGAGCAATTGATCAATTTGCAGCGTGGTGATGTGCTGATCATGATGGCGCAAAAATCGGCGCACCGCGAAGGGCTGACCACGCTGAAAGAGGCACGGCGTCTGGGGATCCCGGTGATCCTGCTGACCAATGCGACGGACTCGCGTTTTAGCCAGCAAGCGGATGTGATAATCCAGGTACCGCGCGGCGGCGAGAAGGGTAAGATCCCGCTGCACGGCACGGTACTGCTGTGTCTGGAGATGATTGTTTTGTCGGTCGCGTCCGCCACTTCGCAGCAGGCCATTAAAACGGTGAAACGCATTAATGAGTTTCACCGTGGGTTAAAGCCGGGCGGGAAGAAGGGTTAA
- a CDS encoding NAD(P)H-dependent oxidoreductase: MNVLIVYAHPQPHSLNGALKDFAVQHLENAGHQVEVSDLYAMQWKSQLDADDSSSPPVGDFYHPSSDSKQAFELGTQADDIAREQAKLQRADAVIFQFPLWWFSMPAIMKGWVDRVYACGFAYGVGEHSDTHWGDRYGEGSLAGKRAMLLVTTGGWESHYAPRGINGPIDDLLFPIQHGILFYPGFEVLPPLVFYRSHRMDETRFAECCTALAQRLDTLWSAEPLAFRRQNGGDYLIPQLTLRPDIAPGESGLSIHQRRKQ, encoded by the coding sequence ATGAACGTACTGATTGTTTATGCCCACCCGCAGCCCCATTCGCTCAATGGCGCGCTAAAGGATTTTGCCGTGCAGCATCTGGAAAATGCTGGTCATCAGGTCGAGGTTTCCGATCTCTATGCCATGCAGTGGAAATCGCAGCTTGATGCCGATGACAGCAGCTCACCACCGGTGGGTGATTTTTATCATCCTTCGTCTGATTCAAAACAGGCATTTGAGCTGGGCACCCAGGCGGACGACATCGCCCGGGAACAGGCCAAACTGCAACGCGCCGATGCGGTGATTTTCCAGTTTCCGCTGTGGTGGTTCTCCATGCCGGCAATTATGAAAGGCTGGGTCGATCGCGTTTATGCCTGCGGATTTGCCTACGGCGTGGGCGAACATAGCGACACGCACTGGGGCGATCGTTACGGCGAAGGGAGCCTGGCGGGGAAACGGGCGATGCTGCTGGTGACCACCGGTGGCTGGGAATCGCATTACGCTCCGCGCGGTATTAACGGCCCGATCGACGATCTGCTGTTTCCGATCCAGCATGGGATCCTGTTTTATCCTGGCTTCGAAGTGCTACCGCCGCTGGTGTTTTATCGCAGCCACCGCATGGATGAAACGCGCTTTGCCGAATGTTGTACGGCGCTGGCACAGCGGCTGGATACGCTCTGGTCAGCAGAACCGCTGGCCTTTCGTCGGCAGAACGGCGGCGATTACCTGATTCCACAACTGACGCTGCGCCCGGACATTGCCCCCGGCGAAAGCGGGTTGTCGATCCATCAACGACGTAAACAATAA
- a CDS encoding TetR/AcrR family transcriptional regulator: protein MPTKLSQEQRHQQRQDEIIAAARRRFRISGFHAASMSQIALEAQLSVGQIYRYFVNKDAIIEEMIRRIIDYRIAEMQGKTETEHLPEILAWRHTLSPDDDALMLEMAAEATRNPRVQEMLAEADARMFENACNHMRSRYPQLSDERIRCSVELLATLMEGTTFRRLTPQKSDPAQMQVLYQEITAMLFKN from the coding sequence ATGCCGACCAAACTATCGCAGGAACAGCGCCACCAGCAACGCCAGGACGAGATTATTGCCGCCGCGCGCCGGCGCTTTCGCATTAGCGGATTCCACGCGGCCAGCATGTCGCAGATCGCCCTCGAAGCTCAGCTCAGCGTTGGGCAGATTTACCGTTATTTCGTTAATAAAGACGCCATTATCGAAGAGATGATCCGCCGGATTATCGACTACCGCATCGCCGAAATGCAGGGTAAAACCGAAACCGAACACCTGCCGGAAATACTGGCCTGGCGGCACACTCTCAGCCCTGACGATGATGCGCTGATGCTGGAGATGGCGGCGGAAGCGACGCGCAATCCACGTGTACAGGAGATGCTGGCCGAGGCCGACGCCCGGATGTTTGAAAATGCCTGCAACCATATGCGGAGCCGCTATCCGCAATTAAGCGATGAACGCATTCGCTGCAGTGTGGAGCTACTCGCAACGTTGATGGAAGGCACCACTTTCCGTCGCCTGACGCCGCAAAAAAGCGACCCGGCGCAAATGCAGGTGCTGTACCAGGAAATCACCGCCATGCTGTTTAAAAATTAA